One region of Eleutherodactylus coqui strain aEleCoq1 chromosome 5, aEleCoq1.hap1, whole genome shotgun sequence genomic DNA includes:
- the LOC136629148 gene encoding oocyte zinc finger protein XlCOF6-like isoform X3, which yields MPADFEADDKSRQDTYEEPAIIADIPSALHSKDPSSHILIQVPSSDPSQADKRKNIQRRGENHRAHTGEKPFSCSECGKSFTIKGNLVKHQRIHTGEKPFSCSECGKCFTSKASLVAHQIIHTGNKLFSCSECGKCFSSKANLVTHQRNHTGEKPFSCSECGKCFTSKASLVAHQIIHTGNKLFSCSECGKCFSSKANLVTHQRNHTGEKPFSCLECGKCFTSKVILVKHHRTHTGEKPFSCLECGEGFTSKIILVKHQRNHTGEKPFSCSECGKCFSNKSVLVKHQRTHTGEKPFSCSECGKCFTSKAILVHHQRTHTGERPFLCSECGKCFTSKAYLVEHRKIHTGEKPFSCSECGKCFTTKSILVTHQRTHTGKKPFSCSECGKSFTSKAYLVTHQRTHTEEKPFSCSECGKCFTWKSQVLKHLRIHTKK from the coding sequence ATGCCAGCAGACTTTGAAGCAGATGATAAGAGtagacaagatacatatgaagaacctgccattatagcagatatcccctcagcccttcacagcaaagatccatcatctcatattcttatacaggtcccatcttctgatccATCACAGGCTGATAAGCGGAAGAATATTCAAAGAAGAGGAGAAAATCATAgagctcacacaggggagaagccattttcatgttcagaatgtgggaagagtTTTACTATCAAAggaaatcttgttaaacatcagagaattcacacaggggagaagccattttcatgttcagaatgtggcaaatgcttTACTAGCAAAGCAAGTCTTGTTGcacatcagataattcacactGGGAACAagctattttcatgttcagaatgtggaaagtgttttagtagcaaagcaaatcttgttacccatcagagaaatcacacaggggagaagccattctcatgttcagaatgtgggaaatgctttactagCAAAGCAAGTCTTGTTGcacatcagataattcacactGGGAACAagctattttcatgttcagaatgtggaaagtgttttagtagcaaagcaaatcttgttacccatcagagaaatcacacaggggagaagccattctcatgtttagaatgtgggaagtgttttactagcaaagtaattcttgttaaacatcatagaacgcacacgggggagaagccattttcatgtttagaatgtggggaGGGTTTTACCAGCAAAATaattcttgttaaacatcagagaaatcacacaggggaaaagccattttcatgttcagaatgtgggaagtgtttttctAATAAATCAGTTCTTgtcaaacatcagagaactcacactggggagaagcctttttcttgttcagaatgtgggaagtgttttactagCAAGGCAATTCTTGTTCatcatcaaagaactcacacaggggaaaggccatttttatgttcagaatgtgggaagtgtttcacTAGCAAAGCATATCTTGTTGAACAtaggaaaattcacacaggggaaaagccattttcatgttcagaatgtgggaagtgtttcacTACCAAATCAATTTtagttacacatcagagaactcacacagggaaaaagccattttcatgttcagaatgtgggaaatcttttactagcaaagcatatcttgttacacatcagagaactcacacagaggagaagccattttcatgttctgaatgtgggaagtgttttacttgGAAATCACAAGTTCTTAAACATCTAAGAATTCACACAAAAAAGTAA